One genomic segment of Dysosmobacter sp. Marseille-Q4140 includes these proteins:
- a CDS encoding S-layer homology domain-containing protein, whose amino-acid sequence MFTTHTRAKPRWTALFLALVLALSLTLPAAAAETQPLLPDARTYTGQFADLEGAWCREEAIAVYETDLMNGRTDTRFDIQGSLTYAQITVIAARLQDLLAGGDGDLGPAASGEAWYQPAVDALTASVEESDGEAAAYLLDDLTYLDFRADEPCDRYDFVWYLAAVLPEEALAPINDIDSLPDTSDSDILRFYRAGILTGSDSEGTFNGLDLINRGQAAAMLARIADPAKRMSFTLTVPSYAREILGVEPDTVMLTADGYDITAEAYLCFLALNISAMEAEQAYGYYDTYQEYYEDYWMDEDFDGDFADYLLEVHGIDVSAPVDWDAPDKGGMTPAQKVLQDTQADAEELAALMSRQSQYPLTAQQKTQIEEDLEAYGAPYGFSADFAREILTAAALGENLSVQSHLSSSELSSLLADEGYLYGQYVTIYRGEEGYHASDAEAKAAAEEVRQKLSAHLDDPEYLEFLIWKYSEDYATAPELLPISALSNSNFQTLKALPVGRVSPVLEEENCYMVVIRLDPAEDADLMDTVGSLAAQAQLTQWAEAAKAVLSPACEALDVAAIAQALSE is encoded by the coding sequence ATGTTCACAACACACACCCGCGCCAAGCCCCGCTGGACCGCCCTTTTCCTGGCTCTGGTCCTGGCCCTATCCCTGACCCTGCCCGCCGCCGCGGCGGAGACGCAGCCGCTGCTGCCGGATGCCCGGACCTACACCGGTCAGTTCGCGGACCTGGAGGGCGCCTGGTGCCGGGAGGAGGCCATCGCCGTCTATGAGACCGACCTGATGAACGGCAGGACCGACACCCGCTTCGACATCCAGGGCAGCCTGACCTACGCCCAGATCACCGTGATCGCCGCCCGGCTCCAGGACCTGCTTGCCGGCGGAGACGGCGACCTGGGCCCCGCGGCCTCCGGCGAGGCCTGGTATCAGCCCGCCGTGGACGCCCTGACCGCCTCCGTGGAGGAGAGCGACGGCGAGGCGGCGGCGTATCTGCTGGACGATCTCACATATCTGGACTTCCGCGCGGATGAGCCCTGCGACCGATATGACTTCGTGTGGTATCTGGCGGCGGTGCTGCCGGAGGAGGCCCTGGCCCCCATCAACGACATCGACTCCCTGCCGGACACCTCCGACAGCGACATCCTCCGCTTCTACCGGGCGGGCATCCTCACCGGCAGCGACAGCGAAGGCACCTTCAACGGCCTGGACCTTATCAACCGGGGCCAGGCGGCGGCCATGCTGGCCCGGATCGCGGACCCGGCCAAACGGATGTCCTTCACCCTGACGGTGCCCAGCTACGCCCGGGAGATCCTGGGCGTGGAACCCGACACGGTGATGCTGACGGCGGACGGCTACGACATCACCGCCGAAGCCTATCTCTGCTTCCTGGCGCTGAACATCTCGGCCATGGAGGCGGAGCAGGCCTACGGCTATTACGACACCTACCAGGAATACTATGAGGACTACTGGATGGACGAGGACTTCGACGGGGACTTCGCCGACTACCTCCTGGAGGTCCACGGCATCGACGTCAGCGCCCCGGTGGACTGGGACGCCCCGGACAAGGGCGGCATGACCCCGGCCCAGAAGGTCCTCCAGGACACCCAGGCGGACGCGGAGGAGCTGGCGGCGCTGATGAGCCGCCAGAGCCAGTACCCCCTCACCGCCCAGCAGAAGACCCAGATCGAAGAGGACCTGGAGGCCTACGGCGCCCCCTACGGCTTCTCCGCGGACTTTGCCCGGGAGATCCTGACCGCCGCGGCCCTGGGGGAGAACCTCTCGGTCCAGAGCCACCTGTCCTCTTCTGAACTCAGCAGCCTCCTGGCCGACGAGGGCTACCTCTACGGCCAGTATGTGACCATCTACCGGGGCGAAGAGGGCTACCACGCCAGCGACGCGGAGGCCAAGGCCGCCGCTGAGGAGGTCCGGCAGAAGCTCTCCGCCCACCTGGACGACCCGGAGTATCTGGAGTTCCTCATCTGGAAATACAGCGAGGATTACGCCACCGCCCCGGAGCTGCTGCCCATCAGCGCCCTGTCCAACAGCAATTTCCAGACCCTGAAGGCCCTGCCTGTGGGCCGGGTCTCCCCGGTGCTGGAGGAGGAGAACTGCTACATGGTGGTCATCAGGCTGGACCCGGCGGAGGACGCCGACCTGATGGACACCGTGGGCTCCCTGGCGGCCCAGGCCCAGCTGACCCAGTGGGCGGAGGCGGCCAAGGCCGTGCTCTCCCCCGCCTGTGAGGCCCTGGACGTGGCGGCCATCGCCCAGGCACTGTCTGAATAA
- the aspS gene encoding aspartate--tRNA ligase, with the protein MMQNRTHTCGELRLSDAGKQVKIVGWMENVRTVSAALAFVVVRDFYGTTQVVAETEEMVNTFKAINKESTISVEGTVRERDSKSSKMATGDIEIVPAKVEVLGRCVHNELPFQINRSREADEAQRLKYRYLDLRNPEVKKNIILRCNVVSALRQAMTEHGFLEITTPILTASSPEGARDYLVPARNHPGKFYALPQAPQQFKQLLMTSGFDRYFQIAPCFRDEDARADRSPGEFYQLDMEMAFASQDDVFAVLEDVLPPIFAKYGKYDRASGAPFLRIPYTEAMEKYGSDKPDLRIDLTVTDATDILGSCGFGPFEGNRVKAVVVSDFHETRKFIDKTLADVEVVSGGKPYWFRLDESGEIVGGIAKFVAPIKDAVVSALNLKPNDFVALSAGKLGQAQKTAGVLVKTLGAAVPGHMDREQYAFCWIVDFPMYEIGEESGELEFCHNPFSMPSGGLEVLLKAERGEIDPLTITADQYDLVCNGVELSSGAVRNHDPEIMIKAFEMVRLGEADVKAKFPAMYNAFTYGAPPHAGIAPGVDRMVMLLAGEDSIREIIPFPMNKNAQDVMMDAPSAVTQKQLDELHIALVKPQE; encoded by the coding sequence ATGATGCAGAATCGTACCCATACCTGCGGAGAGCTGCGCCTTTCCGACGCCGGCAAGCAGGTGAAGATCGTCGGCTGGATGGAGAACGTCCGGACCGTCAGCGCCGCCCTGGCCTTCGTGGTGGTCCGGGACTTCTACGGCACCACCCAGGTGGTGGCGGAGACCGAGGAGATGGTGAACACCTTCAAGGCCATCAACAAGGAGTCCACCATCTCCGTGGAGGGCACCGTCCGGGAGCGGGACAGCAAGTCCAGCAAGATGGCCACCGGCGACATTGAGATCGTTCCCGCCAAGGTGGAGGTCCTGGGCCGCTGCGTCCACAACGAGCTGCCCTTCCAGATCAACCGCAGCCGGGAGGCCGACGAGGCCCAGCGGCTGAAATACCGCTACCTGGACCTGCGGAACCCGGAGGTCAAGAAGAACATCATCCTGCGCTGCAACGTGGTCTCCGCCCTGCGCCAGGCCATGACGGAGCACGGCTTCCTGGAGATTACCACCCCCATCCTCACCGCCTCCTCTCCCGAGGGCGCCCGGGACTACCTGGTGCCCGCCCGGAACCACCCCGGCAAGTTCTACGCCCTGCCCCAGGCCCCCCAGCAGTTCAAGCAGCTGCTGATGACCTCCGGCTTCGACCGCTATTTCCAGATCGCCCCCTGCTTCCGGGACGAGGACGCCCGGGCGGACCGCTCCCCCGGCGAGTTCTATCAGCTGGATATGGAGATGGCCTTCGCCTCCCAGGACGACGTGTTCGCCGTGCTGGAGGACGTGCTGCCGCCCATCTTCGCCAAGTACGGCAAGTACGACCGGGCCAGCGGCGCCCCCTTCCTGCGCATCCCCTACACCGAGGCCATGGAGAAATACGGCTCCGACAAGCCGGACCTGCGCATCGACCTGACGGTCACAGACGCGACGGACATCCTGGGCAGCTGCGGCTTCGGACCCTTTGAGGGCAACCGCGTCAAGGCCGTGGTGGTCAGCGATTTCCACGAGACCCGCAAGTTCATCGACAAGACCCTGGCGGATGTGGAGGTCGTCTCCGGCGGCAAGCCCTACTGGTTCCGCCTCGACGAGAGCGGCGAGATCGTGGGCGGCATCGCCAAGTTCGTCGCCCCCATCAAGGACGCCGTGGTGTCCGCCCTGAATTTGAAGCCCAATGACTTCGTGGCTCTCTCCGCCGGCAAGCTGGGCCAGGCCCAAAAGACCGCCGGCGTGCTGGTCAAGACCCTGGGCGCCGCCGTTCCCGGCCACATGGACCGCGAGCAGTACGCCTTCTGCTGGATCGTGGACTTCCCCATGTACGAGATCGGCGAGGAGAGCGGCGAGCTGGAGTTCTGCCACAACCCCTTCTCCATGCCCTCCGGCGGGCTGGAGGTGCTGCTGAAGGCCGAGCGGGGCGAGATCGACCCCCTGACCATCACCGCCGACCAGTACGACCTGGTGTGCAACGGCGTGGAGCTCTCCTCCGGCGCCGTGCGGAACCACGACCCGGAAATCATGATCAAGGCCTTTGAGATGGTGCGTCTCGGCGAGGCCGACGTGAAGGCCAAGTTCCCCGCCATGTACAACGCCTTCACCTACGGCGCGCCGCCCCACGCGGGCATCGCCCCGGGCGTGGACCGGATGGTCATGCTGCTGGCCGGCGAGGACTCCATCCGGGAGATCATCCCCTTCCCCATGAACAAGAACGCCCAGGACGTGATGATGGACGCGCCGTCCGCCGTCACCCAGAAGCAGTTGGACGAGCTGCATATCGCCCTGGTGAAGCCCCAGGAGTAA
- a CDS encoding helix-turn-helix transcriptional regulator, producing the protein MTPMRKLRKERKYSQVKMQMLTGIDQSDYSKIETGKRNMTFEQCRRIALALETSMDYLAGLTDEAAPYPRKN; encoded by the coding sequence ATGACCCCCATGCGGAAGCTCCGAAAGGAGAGGAAATACTCCCAGGTGAAGATGCAGATGCTCACCGGCATCGATCAGAGCGACTACTCCAAGATCGAGACCGGGAAACGGAACATGACCTTTGAGCAGTGCCGGCGGATCGCCCTGGCGCTGGAGACCAGCATGGACTACCTGGCGGGGCTGACCGACGAGGCCGCACCTTATCCCAGAAAGAACTGA
- a CDS encoding beta-hexosaminidase — translation MKRLFAAALAALSLLSLTACASSDEPEQAPEAPPAAEEPEVPEPEPTPEELAAAEIEDLLASLTLEQKVGQLFFVRCPDSGAAEDVSAYHLGGYVLFGRDFQDAAGAWLTREQFTAAVQSYQDAAAADTGIPLLIGSDEEGGTVTRASRNPNLFEKPFSSPQKLAAQATEHGSIFSEDAWEKSSALLALGINVNLAPVADVSTDPADFIYDRALGQDAAATADYVAQVVTAMRESGIGSVLKHFPGYGSNADTHTGIALDQRSLETFRQSDFLPFAAGIEAGAGTTAVLVSHNIMAAVDPDLPASLSPAVHDLLREELGFTGVVMTDDLAMDAVAAYSQDGAVAVMALEAGNDLIITTDYRTQIPKVLEAVENGTLSMDTIDTACRRVLTWKQALGLL, via the coding sequence ATGAAACGCCTTTTCGCCGCGGCCCTGGCCGCGCTGTCCCTGCTGTCTCTGACCGCCTGCGCCTCTTCCGATGAGCCGGAGCAGGCGCCGGAGGCGCCGCCCGCCGCCGAGGAGCCGGAGGTTCCCGAGCCCGAGCCCACGCCGGAGGAGCTGGCGGCGGCGGAGATCGAAGACCTGCTGGCCTCCTTGACGTTGGAGCAGAAGGTGGGGCAGCTGTTCTTCGTCCGCTGTCCTGACAGCGGCGCCGCGGAGGATGTGAGCGCCTACCACCTGGGCGGCTACGTCCTCTTTGGCCGGGATTTCCAGGACGCTGCCGGCGCCTGGCTCACCAGGGAGCAGTTCACTGCCGCCGTCCAGAGCTACCAGGACGCTGCCGCGGCCGACACCGGCATTCCCCTGCTGATCGGCTCCGACGAGGAGGGCGGTACCGTCACCCGGGCCAGCCGGAACCCCAATCTCTTCGAAAAGCCCTTCTCCTCGCCCCAGAAGCTGGCGGCCCAGGCCACGGAGCACGGCAGCATCTTCTCCGAGGACGCCTGGGAGAAAAGCAGCGCCCTGCTGGCCCTGGGCATCAACGTGAACCTGGCCCCGGTGGCGGATGTGTCCACCGACCCCGCCGACTTCATCTACGACCGGGCTCTGGGACAGGATGCCGCCGCCACGGCGGACTATGTGGCGCAGGTGGTCACCGCCATGCGGGAGAGCGGGATCGGCAGCGTCCTCAAGCACTTCCCCGGCTACGGCAGCAACGCCGACACCCACACCGGCATCGCCCTGGACCAGCGGAGCCTGGAGACCTTCCGCCAGAGCGACTTCCTGCCCTTCGCCGCCGGCATCGAGGCCGGGGCGGGCACCACCGCCGTGCTTGTGAGCCACAACATCATGGCGGCCGTGGACCCGGACCTGCCCGCCTCCCTGTCCCCGGCGGTCCATGACCTGCTCCGGGAGGAGCTGGGCTTTACCGGCGTGGTCATGACCGACGACCTGGCCATGGACGCCGTGGCCGCCTACTCCCAGGACGGTGCCGTGGCAGTGATGGCCCTGGAGGCCGGGAATGATCTCATCATCACCACCGACTACCGCACCCAGATCCCCAAGGTCCTGGAGGCGGTGGAAAACGGCACCCTCTCCATGGACACCATCGACACCGCCTGCCGCCGGGTGCTGACCTGGAAACAAGCGCTGGGCCTGCTGTGA
- a CDS encoding alanyl-tRNA editing protein: METEKLYYADAFMRTFTATVLTCEPGKGGYLVTLDRTAFYPEGGGQPADHGTLNGAAVTDVHEKDGIVVHTVEKAVEIGENVTGAIDWARRFDHMQQHSGEHILSGILCHDYHCDNVGFHLGADTVTIDYNADITWEQALDAERKANEVIWADAPVEITFPSPAELEELDYRSKKALTGQVRIVTFPAADCCACCGTHVLRAGQVGLVKVLSCQKFREGVRMEILCGGRALAYLGRVYDQARSVGQHLSVKPDAILPALERLEEEQAALKAREAAMEDQLFRRIAAEHAGETDALVFQPALRPDSVRRLADALGHACTGLAAVFAGEDGHWNYALLRADGADIAPLVKALNSALRGRGGGRSGFAQGSVQADEASIRAFFNNLD; the protein is encoded by the coding sequence ATGGAAACGGAAAAGCTATACTACGCCGACGCCTTTATGCGGACGTTCACCGCCACGGTCCTGACCTGTGAGCCGGGCAAAGGCGGGTATCTGGTGACGCTGGACCGCACCGCCTTCTACCCCGAGGGCGGCGGCCAGCCGGCCGACCACGGCACGCTGAACGGCGCCGCCGTCACCGATGTCCACGAAAAGGACGGCATCGTTGTCCACACTGTCGAAAAGGCGGTGGAAATTGGCGAAAACGTGACCGGCGCCATCGACTGGGCCCGGCGGTTCGACCACATGCAGCAGCACTCCGGGGAGCACATCCTCTCCGGCATCCTCTGCCATGACTACCACTGCGACAACGTGGGCTTCCACCTGGGGGCCGACACGGTGACCATCGACTACAACGCCGATATCACCTGGGAGCAGGCCCTGGACGCCGAGCGGAAGGCCAACGAGGTGATCTGGGCCGACGCCCCCGTGGAGATCACGTTCCCCTCCCCGGCGGAGCTGGAGGAGCTGGACTACCGCAGCAAAAAGGCCCTGACGGGCCAGGTCCGCATCGTCACCTTCCCGGCGGCGGACTGCTGCGCCTGCTGCGGCACCCACGTGCTGCGCGCCGGACAGGTGGGCCTTGTGAAGGTCCTCTCCTGCCAGAAGTTCCGGGAGGGCGTCCGCATGGAAATCCTCTGCGGCGGGCGGGCCCTTGCCTATCTGGGCCGCGTCTACGACCAGGCCCGGTCCGTGGGCCAGCATCTCAGCGTGAAGCCCGACGCCATCCTCCCCGCCCTGGAGCGGCTGGAGGAGGAGCAGGCGGCCCTGAAGGCCCGGGAGGCCGCCATGGAGGACCAGCTCTTCCGCCGCATCGCCGCCGAGCACGCCGGGGAAACAGACGCCCTGGTGTTCCAGCCGGCCCTGCGGCCCGACAGCGTGCGCCGTCTGGCGGACGCCCTGGGCCACGCCTGCACGGGCCTTGCGGCGGTGTTCGCCGGGGAGGACGGACACTGGAACTACGCCCTGCTTCGCGCCGACGGGGCCGACATCGCCCCGCTGGTGAAGGCCCTGAACAGTGCCCTCCGGGGACGGGGCGGCGGCCGCAGCGGCTTTGCCCAGGGCAGCGTCCAGGCGGACGAGGCGTCGATCCGGGCTTTCTTCAACAACTTGGACTGA
- the msrA gene encoding peptide-methionine (S)-S-oxide reductase MsrA codes for MDQHSIFLAGGCFWGMEALYRALPGVTGVRCGYANGDSPDHANYDSVCTGITGFREAVEVTWDPSRTCLEALLFAFFAVVDVELPNRQGADIGTQYQSGIYWTHPDQEAAVRAAAALEAAAVPFFAVELKPLENFFPAEEYHQRYLEKHPRGYCHISPVRRAAVAAYPFRREDYTRPARQLLAQFMDG; via the coding sequence ATGGACCAACACAGCATCTTCCTTGCGGGCGGCTGCTTCTGGGGCATGGAGGCCCTGTACCGCGCCCTGCCCGGCGTCACCGGCGTCCGCTGCGGCTACGCCAACGGCGACAGCCCGGACCACGCCAACTACGACTCCGTCTGCACCGGCATCACCGGCTTCCGGGAGGCGGTGGAGGTGACCTGGGACCCCTCCCGCACCTGCCTGGAGGCGCTGCTCTTCGCCTTTTTCGCCGTGGTGGACGTGGAACTGCCCAACCGCCAGGGGGCCGACATCGGCACCCAGTACCAGAGCGGCATCTACTGGACCCACCCGGACCAGGAGGCCGCCGTCCGGGCCGCCGCGGCCCTGGAGGCGGCGGCGGTGCCCTTTTTCGCCGTGGAGCTCAAGCCCCTGGAGAACTTTTTCCCGGCGGAGGAATATCACCAGCGGTACCTGGAAAAGCACCCCCGGGGCTACTGCCACATCTCCCCGGTCCGGCGGGCAGCGGTGGCCGCCTATCCCTTCCGGCGGGAGGATTACACCCGCCCGGCCCGGCAGCTGCTCGCCCAGTTCATGGACGGATAA
- a CDS encoding NCS2 family permease, translating into MEKIFQLQKNGTTVRTEILAGLTTFMTMAYIIALNPNLLTNFDTGSALWNGVFLATCIASALAMFCMAFLANKPFALAPGMGLNSFFAVVASNIAALTGLSYVASFQAALVIILMEGIVFLILSVLNIREKIVEAIPLGVRLGIAPAIGLMLMNIGLGSNVGVYSETGGPFYVMRDFFGTLTPSVAQTTMGSGYSTMVLTVVTMFIGLFVIVILAKKGVKAAVLLGMLVASIIYWIGDFVVLGVNPFASLSTASFVPPFADMMETTFFKFNFEGFLQIGWFTAVTLIITFCMIDMFDTIGTLVGTASRAGMVDKDGNMPNMKEALISDAIGTVAGACTGTSTVTTFVESASGVEAGGRTGLTALTTGVLFLACIFIAPIAAIIPAAATSAALIYVGVLMLMGLKNVNFDDLDQMVPVSLMLIAMPISSSIGHAIGIGLISYTVIKVFTGKAKDVSVLTYVISALFLVKFFLIV; encoded by the coding sequence ATGGAAAAGATCTTTCAGCTGCAAAAGAACGGCACCACTGTCCGCACAGAGATCCTGGCAGGTCTGACCACCTTCATGACCATGGCGTACATCATCGCACTCAACCCCAACCTTCTCACCAACTTCGACACCGGCTCCGCCCTTTGGAACGGCGTGTTCCTGGCCACCTGCATCGCCTCGGCCCTGGCTATGTTCTGCATGGCGTTCCTGGCCAACAAGCCTTTCGCCCTGGCCCCCGGCATGGGACTCAACAGCTTCTTCGCCGTGGTGGCGTCCAACATCGCCGCCCTGACTGGGCTGAGCTATGTGGCCTCCTTCCAGGCGGCCCTGGTCATTATTCTGATGGAGGGCATCGTGTTCCTGATCCTCTCCGTGCTGAACATCCGGGAGAAGATCGTGGAGGCCATTCCTCTGGGCGTGCGCCTGGGCATTGCCCCGGCTATCGGCCTTATGCTGATGAACATTGGCCTGGGGTCCAACGTGGGCGTGTACTCCGAGACCGGCGGCCCCTTCTACGTGATGCGGGACTTCTTCGGCACCCTGACGCCCAGCGTGGCGCAGACCACCATGGGCAGCGGCTACTCCACCATGGTGCTGACCGTGGTGACCATGTTCATCGGCCTGTTTGTCATCGTGATCCTGGCCAAGAAGGGCGTCAAGGCGGCCGTGCTGCTGGGCATGCTGGTGGCGTCCATCATCTACTGGATCGGTGACTTCGTGGTGCTGGGCGTGAATCCCTTTGCATCCCTCTCCACCGCCTCCTTCGTGCCGCCCTTCGCCGACATGATGGAGACCACCTTCTTCAAGTTCAACTTTGAGGGCTTTTTGCAGATCGGCTGGTTCACCGCCGTGACGCTGATCATCACCTTCTGCATGATCGATATGTTCGACACCATCGGCACCCTGGTGGGCACCGCCTCCCGGGCCGGCATGGTGGATAAGGACGGCAATATGCCCAACATGAAGGAGGCCCTGATCTCCGACGCCATCGGCACCGTGGCCGGCGCCTGCACCGGCACCTCCACCGTCACCACCTTCGTGGAGTCCGCCTCCGGCGTGGAGGCCGGCGGCCGCACAGGCCTCACCGCCCTGACCACCGGCGTGCTGTTCCTGGCCTGCATCTTCATCGCCCCCATCGCCGCCATCATCCCCGCGGCGGCCACCTCCGCGGCGCTGATCTATGTGGGCGTGCTGATGCTGATGGGATTGAAGAACGTCAACTTCGACGACCTGGATCAGATGGTCCCCGTGTCCCTCATGCTGATCGCCATGCCCATCTCCAGCTCCATCGGCCACGCCATCGGCATCGGCCTGATCTCCTACACCGTCATCAAGGTCTTTACCGGCAAGGCCAAGGACGTCTCCGTCCTGACCTATGTGATCTCCGCGCTGTTCCTGGTGAAGTTCTTCCTGATCGTGTGA
- a CDS encoding sulfatase-like hydrolase/transferase has product MNKRLLQTKRVPRTLGPVWLRWVLFAAASGCMGLGAAVAVQWVVTGSLSIVWEWFMKWPAYLLLTAVGLGTVTAALGALLGRLWIAGALVGAVSLILSLVDYFKNAINGTPLSLADFGLATQLGQVAGVAGELKPPVDFWMALVAVGICVGLLALTAPIIRISGRGRFAAFALAFSAAVGLCTPAGAARAAEGFGVDIVTRLDTTSSHDTYGLVLSLWRDAFLQAKESPEDYGPEYMAAVLDRIDEILLADAENEETPETAPNIIMVLSESFFDLTRLPDLTYERDPLENFHALEAESISGDFHSHYLGYGTGYIEMSMLYGVNSLDFGPGTNICFLEDGLYERFDSLTEQYTGGGDYRAKLLHGYDDSLYNRTVTYPLLGFSNLLFSADIQQLGFDWQGGVYGGYYMKDSYFFAAMLDRMADINAAGQRAFLYGITMENHQPFDAEKFGYECQIGVESQTLSDEDMAIVRVMLEGITRADQALGQLTDALRNSPEPTIVVFFGDHRPNLFMTDGDTVYTKLGLCPENDTTEWTAEQICDLYSTDYLIWANDAALLNGRAGTRRDSSITAIGPQLLELTGQPISRYWALLDKVSKVCLTNTELYFVDGEGEPSLSGEEADLSEQDRELLALRDAVLYDALYGKQYITAAMNEPAGT; this is encoded by the coding sequence ATGAACAAGCGACTCTTACAAACAAAGCGGGTTCCAAGGACCCTGGGTCCGGTGTGGCTGCGGTGGGTATTGTTCGCGGCGGCGTCCGGGTGCATGGGCCTGGGTGCGGCTGTGGCAGTCCAGTGGGTGGTCACCGGGTCCCTCTCCATCGTGTGGGAGTGGTTTATGAAGTGGCCCGCCTATCTGCTGCTGACAGCGGTTGGCCTGGGAACCGTTACCGCGGCCCTGGGCGCCCTGCTGGGACGGCTGTGGATCGCTGGGGCCCTGGTGGGCGCCGTGTCCCTGATTTTGTCCCTGGTGGACTACTTCAAAAACGCCATCAACGGCACGCCGCTGTCCCTGGCGGACTTCGGCCTGGCCACCCAGCTGGGCCAGGTGGCCGGGGTGGCCGGAGAGCTGAAGCCCCCTGTGGATTTCTGGATGGCCCTGGTGGCCGTGGGCATCTGCGTGGGACTGCTGGCCCTGACCGCGCCCATCATCCGCATCTCCGGCCGGGGCCGATTCGCGGCTTTTGCCCTGGCGTTTTCAGCGGCGGTGGGATTGTGCACGCCCGCCGGGGCCGCCCGGGCGGCGGAGGGCTTCGGTGTGGACATCGTCACCCGCCTGGACACCACCTCCAGCCACGACACCTACGGCCTTGTGCTGAGCCTGTGGCGGGACGCCTTCCTCCAGGCCAAGGAGAGCCCGGAGGACTACGGACCGGAGTATATGGCCGCCGTGCTGGACCGGATCGACGAGATCCTGCTGGCGGACGCGGAAAATGAAGAGACGCCGGAGACGGCGCCCAACATCATCATGGTGCTCTCCGAGTCCTTCTTCGACCTGACGAGGCTGCCGGACCTGACCTATGAGCGGGACCCGCTGGAGAACTTCCACGCCCTGGAGGCCGAGAGCATCAGCGGTGATTTCCACAGCCACTACCTGGGCTACGGCACCGGATACATCGAAATGTCCATGCTCTACGGCGTCAACAGTCTGGATTTTGGCCCCGGCACCAACATCTGCTTTTTGGAGGACGGCCTCTATGAGCGGTTCGACTCCCTGACAGAGCAGTATACCGGCGGCGGGGACTACCGGGCGAAGCTGCTCCACGGCTATGACGACAGCCTCTACAACCGCACTGTCACCTACCCGCTGCTGGGCTTTTCCAATCTGCTGTTCTCCGCGGACATCCAGCAGCTGGGCTTCGACTGGCAGGGCGGCGTCTACGGCGGCTACTACATGAAGGACAGCTACTTCTTCGCCGCCATGCTGGACCGGATGGCGGACATCAACGCCGCCGGGCAGCGGGCCTTCCTCTACGGCATCACTATGGAGAACCACCAGCCCTTCGACGCGGAGAAGTTCGGCTACGAGTGCCAGATCGGCGTGGAGAGCCAGACCCTCAGCGACGAGGACATGGCCATCGTGCGGGTCATGCTGGAGGGCATCACCCGGGCGGACCAGGCCCTGGGCCAGCTGACCGACGCCCTGCGGAATTCTCCGGAGCCCACCATTGTGGTGTTCTTCGGGGATCACCGGCCCAACCTCTTCATGACCGACGGGGACACGGTGTATACCAAGCTGGGCCTGTGCCCGGAAAACGACACCACGGAGTGGACGGCGGAGCAGATCTGTGACCTCTACTCCACGGATTATCTCATCTGGGCCAACGACGCGGCCCTCCTGAACGGCCGGGCCGGCACCCGGCGCGACAGCAGCATCACCGCCATCGGCCCCCAGCTGCTGGAGCTGACCGGACAGCCCATCTCCCGGTACTGGGCCCTGCTGGACAAGGTCAGCAAGGTGTGCCTGACCAACACGGAGCTGTACTTCGTGGACGGGGAGGGGGAGCCCTCTCTGTCCGGGGAGGAGGCGGATCTGTCAGAGCAGGACCGGGAGCTGCTGGCCCTGCGGGACGCCGTACTCTACGACGCCCTGTACGGCAAGCAGTACATCACCGCCGCCATGAATGAGCCGGCGGGCACGTGA